CCATCCATCGCGGGTTTATCGTAGGCCCGTCAACAAAGGAGAAAATTGATGAAGTGCTGGTTTCCGTTTTCCGTAGCCCGAAATCCTACACGGCGGAAGATTCGGTCGAAATCTCCTGCCACGGCGGGCGGGCGGTCACGTCCGCCATCGTCGAGGCCCTCGTGCGAGCCGGGGCGCGTCCCGCCCAGCCTGGAGAATTCACCCGGCGGGCCTTTTTGAACGGACGTCTCGATTTGACGCAGGCGGAAGCGGTCGCCGATTTGATTTCCGCCCAGTCGGAGGTTTCCCGGCGCTCCAGTTTGGAGCAGTTGGAAGGGCATCTTTCAAAAAAAGTGAATCGGCTTCGAGAATCGCTTTTGGATGTTTTGGCGGAGGTGGAAGCGAATCTGGATTTTCCGGAGGAAGGGATCGAGCCCCAGCGCTCGGAGCAGATTTGTCAAACGCTTTCCGGCGTCCTCTCACAAGTCCGCACGCTGGCCAAAAGTTTTAAAGAAGGCCGGGTTTTGCGCGAGGGGTACTCGGTGGTCATTGCCGGGCGGCCGAATGTCGGCAAATCGAGCCTGCTCAACGCGCTTTTGCAAAAGGAGCGGGCCATCGTCACCCCGGTTCCGGGGACCACACGGGATACGATTGAAGAATGGGCGGTTTTTTCGGGCGTTTTGGTGCGTCTGGTGGATACCGCCGGGCTTCGGGAGCGGGGGGGAAAAATTGAAAAAGAGGGAATGCGCCGGACAGAAGAGGCCATCGAAAAGAGCGATTTAGTTTTGCTAATGTTGGATGCCTCCCAGAAGTTAAATGATGAAGATGAAAAGCTTTTGGAAAAATATCGGGGGCAAAAAAAGCTTATGCTTTACAATAAGACGGACTTGCTGCCGCAACCGCCCTCTTCGGCTGAAACGAACGGTTCCCTTTGCATCTCGGCCACTTTGGGCACCGGCTTGGACCGGCTGAAAGAAAAAATCGCCCGGATGGCCCTTCCTTCCTTTGGCACGGAACAGGTTTTGGTCACCTCTGCCCGGCATAAAGAAGCACTGGCCAAGGGCTTCGTCTATTTATTGCGCGCCCGGCGGGGGCTGGAAAGGGGCAAGGGGCTGGAGCTAGTCGCCTTCGAGCTCCGGCGCGCCGTGGACGCCCTCGGGGAAATCACCGGCCAGATTGTTACCGAAGATATTTTAGGCCGGATTTTTTCGAAGTTTTGCATTGGCAAGTAAGTGACTACAGTTCGAACGCTTGGGCGGCTTTTTGGTAGAGCGACTGGTCTTTGCG
This portion of the Verrucomicrobiia bacterium genome encodes:
- the mnmE gene encoding tRNA uridine-5-carboxymethylaminomethyl(34) synthesis GTPase MnmE, whose translation is MTDFLSEDTIVAPATAPGEAALAIIRLSGKKAFAFADSVFQGGVKISEVPTHTIHRGFIVGPSTKEKIDEVLVSVFRSPKSYTAEDSVEISCHGGRAVTSAIVEALVRAGARPAQPGEFTRRAFLNGRLDLTQAEAVADLISAQSEVSRRSSLEQLEGHLSKKVNRLRESLLDVLAEVEANLDFPEEGIEPQRSEQICQTLSGVLSQVRTLAKSFKEGRVLREGYSVVIAGRPNVGKSSLLNALLQKERAIVTPVPGTTRDTIEEWAVFSGVLVRLVDTAGLRERGGKIEKEGMRRTEEAIEKSDLVLLMLDASQKLNDEDEKLLEKYRGQKKLMLYNKTDLLPQPPSSAETNGSLCISATLGTGLDRLKEKIARMALPSFGTEQVLVTSARHKEALAKGFVYLLRARRGLERGKGLELVAFELRRAVDALGEITGQIVTEDILGRIFSKFCIGK